Proteins encoded together in one Mycobacterium noviomagense window:
- a CDS encoding carboxylate--amine ligase/circularly permuted type 2 ATP-grasp protein yields the protein MGVEEEFHLVDLKTRRLTARAPELLDELSDDFVAELQCCVVEVSSGVFDTLDGLRDDLVRHRRVLVETATELGIGIVAAGTMPLSVPAEMQVTQTARYRQMLADYQLLAREQLICGTQVHVGVEDRDVAVKVANRIAPHLPTLLALSVSSPFWADGADTGYSSVRTLVWQRWPTTGPAPPVDSAADYDKLVSDLIASGVISDPGMVYFDVRPSNVAPTLELRVCDSCPLVDTIVLIAGLFRGLVQREVEGLRAGAAPTRIAPTLERAALWRAARSGLEGVLVDVSRPRARPAADVVRDLVCSLRPQLEATGDWEILDELAQQALVAGTSSARQRRALRRRGRLTDVVDQLIAETAEGWRSAGVALGDDPSLLFGYQPTARSAQGLAADVFASYDEAVGGGRPRRPYVKVLETMASLGAAALRSREGAIEQEQRAEDITFRVTGQSRAQVFPLDLVPRVVAADEWDRLATGLGQRARALDAFLRDIYSAQQILADGVIGMETLDRAPGFRSTGRLAGDTVHAHISGTDLACDGDGHWLVLEDNLRVPSGVAYAVANRRLMRKYLPELRPPEEIADLDRVPQMLLETLSAAGPPHATGAPAVALLSAGWKDSAWFEHRFLADEMGVPLVQPSDLSVRDRRLVRHIGTGTRPVDVVYARMDEDMLLSSTGYDGGPLRAGLLNAVIGGNLSIVNALGNGVADDKAIYAYVPAMIEYYLGEKPLLPQVRTWICAERDQRDYVLGHLSELVVKPIDGLGGSGVLIGPDASDAALEARRREMTLQPERFIAQELIALSTHPTFDGEGMYPHHVDLRAFVHLRARPSGSVSAHVAPAALTRVASRGSRIVNSSAGGGSKDTWILTQPITGASEHRDRQTIPA from the coding sequence ATGGGTGTCGAAGAGGAGTTTCACCTCGTCGATCTGAAGACGAGGCGCCTGACCGCCCGCGCGCCCGAGTTGCTGGACGAATTGTCCGACGACTTCGTCGCCGAGTTGCAGTGCTGCGTCGTCGAGGTCAGTAGCGGGGTTTTCGACACCCTGGACGGCTTGCGCGACGACTTGGTGCGCCACCGGCGCGTGCTGGTCGAGACCGCAACCGAACTCGGCATCGGGATAGTGGCGGCCGGCACGATGCCGTTGTCGGTGCCGGCCGAAATGCAAGTCACCCAGACCGCCAGGTATCGGCAGATGCTGGCCGACTACCAGCTGTTGGCGCGCGAACAGCTGATCTGCGGCACCCAGGTGCATGTCGGCGTCGAGGACCGCGATGTTGCCGTCAAGGTAGCCAACCGGATCGCCCCGCACCTGCCAACGCTGCTGGCGCTTTCGGTCAGCTCGCCGTTTTGGGCCGACGGCGCCGACACCGGCTACTCCAGCGTGCGCACCCTGGTCTGGCAGCGGTGGCCGACCACCGGCCCGGCGCCACCGGTGGATTCCGCTGCTGACTACGACAAGCTGGTGTCGGACCTGATCGCCAGCGGAGTGATCAGCGACCCCGGGATGGTCTACTTCGATGTCCGCCCGTCGAATGTGGCGCCCACACTGGAACTTCGGGTGTGCGACAGCTGCCCGCTGGTGGACACAATCGTGTTGATAGCCGGGCTGTTTCGCGGGCTGGTGCAGCGCGAGGTCGAGGGCTTGCGGGCCGGTGCGGCGCCGACGCGGATTGCCCCGACGCTGGAGCGGGCCGCACTGTGGCGTGCGGCGCGCTCCGGCCTGGAAGGTGTGCTGGTCGACGTCAGCCGGCCGCGGGCCCGCCCCGCGGCTGACGTGGTGCGCGACCTGGTGTGCTCGTTGCGGCCACAGCTCGAGGCGACCGGTGACTGGGAGATCCTGGACGAGCTGGCGCAGCAGGCACTCGTTGCCGGTACTTCCTCGGCGCGCCAGCGCCGCGCCCTGCGCCGCCGCGGCCGGCTCACCGACGTTGTCGACCAGCTGATCGCCGAGACCGCCGAAGGCTGGCGCAGCGCCGGTGTGGCGCTCGGCGACGATCCCAGCCTGCTCTTCGGTTATCAGCCCACCGCCCGCTCCGCCCAAGGCCTTGCCGCCGACGTGTTCGCCAGTTATGACGAAGCGGTGGGCGGCGGTCGTCCGCGGCGCCCTTACGTCAAAGTGCTTGAGACGATGGCGAGTCTCGGCGCGGCCGCCTTGCGCTCGCGGGAGGGCGCTATCGAGCAAGAGCAGCGCGCCGAGGACATCACGTTCCGCGTCACCGGTCAAAGCCGCGCCCAGGTGTTCCCGCTGGATCTGGTGCCTCGCGTGGTGGCGGCCGACGAATGGGACCGGTTGGCCACCGGCCTCGGGCAGCGCGCCCGCGCGCTGGACGCATTCCTGCGCGACATCTATTCGGCTCAGCAGATTCTCGCCGACGGGGTCATCGGCATGGAGACCCTGGACCGCGCACCCGGGTTCCGTTCGACTGGCCGACTGGCCGGTGACACCGTGCACGCGCACATCAGCGGAACCGATCTGGCCTGCGACGGCGACGGCCACTGGCTGGTGCTCGAAGACAACCTGCGGGTGCCGTCGGGAGTGGCATACGCGGTTGCCAACCGCCGGTTAATGCGCAAGTACCTGCCCGAACTGCGGCCCCCAGAGGAGATCGCCGACCTCGACCGCGTCCCCCAGATGCTGCTGGAAACCCTCTCCGCGGCGGGTCCGCCGCACGCAACCGGCGCACCGGCCGTCGCGCTGCTGTCCGCCGGCTGGAAGGACTCCGCCTGGTTCGAGCACAGGTTCCTCGCGGACGAGATGGGCGTGCCGTTGGTGCAGCCGTCCGACCTGTCGGTGCGCGATCGCAGGCTGGTGCGTCATATCGGCACCGGCACCCGGCCCGTCGACGTCGTCTACGCGCGGATGGACGAAGACATGCTGTTGTCCTCGACGGGTTACGACGGCGGGCCGCTGCGGGCCGGATTGCTCAACGCGGTCATCGGCGGCAATCTGAGCATCGTGAACGCGCTCGGCAACGGGGTTGCCGACGACAAGGCGATCTACGCGTATGTGCCCGCGATGATCGAGTACTACCTCGGCGAGAAGCCGCTGCTGCCGCAAGTGCGGACGTGGATCTGCGCCGAACGCGACCAGCGCGACTATGTGCTGGGCCACCTCTCCGAGTTGGTGGTCAAGCCGATCGACGGGCTCGGCGGCAGCGGCGTGCTGATCGGTCCGGACGCCAGCGACGCGGCGCTGGAGGCGCGCCGCCGCGAAATGACGCTGCAGCCAGAGCGTTTCATCGCCCAGGAGTTGATCGCGCTGTCGACGCACCCGACTTTCGACGGGGAAGGCATGTACCCGCATCACGTCGACCTGCGCGCATTCGTACACTTGCGCGCACGCCCCAGTGGGTCGGTATCGGCCCATGTCGCGCCCGCCGCGCTGACGCGGGTGGCGAGCAGGGGGTCACGGATCGTCAACTCGTCAGCCGGCGGCGGCAGTAAGGACACCTGGATTTTGACTCAACCGATAACCGGTGCGTCGGAACACCGCGACCGCCAGACGATACCGGCCTGA
- a CDS encoding alpha/beta hydrolase fold domain-containing protein, with amino-acid sequence MASRVKWLLRARPGDYMLALSVASASLPVVGKHLEPLGGVTAMGVWGCRILPEFASTTAKAWLTPGITEIRRRDRDKTQAVSEAALRGIIPSDDLAIDWPAPHRTPPIWRALQHRRHLYRGSVRYGEHPAQLLDVWRCKDLPTQPAPVLIFVPGGAWIQGSRSLQGYSLMSHLAELGWVCLSVGYRVSPHHRWPAHIVDVKTAIAWARANVDKFGGDRNFIAVAGCSAGGHLAALAGLTGNDPELRAALPEGSDTAVDAVVGIYGRYDWEDRSTAERVRFVDFLERVVVKQRIARHPDVFRKASPIARVHPKAPPFLVIHGSKDTVIPVEQARSFVERLRSVSHSPVSYMELPGAGHGFDLTDGARTGAMATAVGLFLNQVHRNRPPIGAKEVI; translated from the coding sequence ATGGCCAGCCGCGTCAAATGGTTGCTGCGGGCGCGTCCCGGCGACTACATGCTCGCGCTAAGCGTTGCGTCAGCTTCGCTGCCTGTGGTGGGCAAGCATCTGGAGCCGCTGGGCGGCGTCACCGCGATGGGTGTCTGGGGCTGCCGGATATTGCCGGAATTCGCCTCCACCACCGCCAAGGCGTGGCTGACGCCCGGTATCACCGAGATCCGTCGCCGCGACCGTGACAAGACCCAAGCGGTCTCCGAAGCAGCGCTGCGTGGCATCATCCCCAGCGACGACCTGGCCATCGACTGGCCCGCGCCGCACCGAACGCCGCCGATTTGGCGAGCGCTGCAACATCGCCGACACCTGTACCGCGGCTCCGTGCGGTACGGCGAGCACCCCGCCCAGCTGCTGGACGTGTGGCGCTGCAAGGACCTGCCCACTCAGCCCGCGCCGGTCCTGATCTTCGTGCCGGGTGGCGCCTGGATCCAGGGCAGCCGCTCCCTGCAGGGCTATTCGCTGATGTCACACCTGGCCGAACTGGGCTGGGTGTGCCTGTCAGTGGGCTACCGGGTCTCGCCGCACCACCGCTGGCCGGCCCACATCGTGGACGTCAAAACCGCGATCGCGTGGGCGCGGGCGAACGTGGACAAATTCGGCGGCGACCGCAATTTCATTGCGGTGGCAGGATGTTCTGCCGGCGGGCACCTCGCCGCGCTGGCCGGGCTGACCGGCAATGACCCGGAGTTGCGGGCCGCGCTTCCCGAAGGTTCCGACACAGCGGTCGACGCCGTCGTCGGGATCTACGGCCGCTACGACTGGGAAGATCGCTCCACGGCTGAGCGGGTCCGCTTCGTGGACTTCCTGGAGCGCGTGGTGGTCAAGCAACGGATCGCGCGTCACCCCGATGTGTTCCGCAAGGCTTCCCCGATCGCGCGGGTGCACCCGAAAGCGCCGCCCTTCTTGGTGATTCACGGCAGCAAGGACACCGTCATCCCCGTGGAGCAAGCACGCAGCTTCGTCGAGCGGCTGCGCTCGGTCTCGCATTCCCCGGTCAGCTACATGGAGCTTCCCGGGGCGGGGCACGGGTTCGATTTGACCGACGGTGCCCGCACCGGCGCGATGGCCACGGCTGTCGGGCTGTTCCTCAACCAGGTCCACCGCAACCGGCCGCCGATTGGGGCCAAAGAGGTTATTTGA
- a CDS encoding WS/DGAT/MGAT family O-acyltransferase — protein sequence MKRLSGWDAVLLYSETPNVHMHTIKVGVIELDPDRRDFGIDEFRRVIHSRLYKLEPFCYELVEIPYKLHHPMWRENCDVDLTYHIRPWRLPAPGGRRELDEAIGQIASTPLDRSRPLWEMYFVEGLANNRIAVVGKIHHALADGVASANLLARGMDLQPNFEPSRRSYEADPAPTRGQLLRSAFGDHLRHVGRLPRTIGYTTQGLARVRRSSRKLSPELTRPFTPPPTFINHMLTPERKFASATLALADVKETGKSLGATINDMVLAMSAGALRTLLLRYDGNADHPLLASVPVSFDFSPERVSGNYFTGMLVALPVDLEDPLERTRLCHENAVSAKESHQLMGPELVSRWAAYFPPAPTEAFFRWLAGRDGQNKILNLNISNVPGPRERGRVGGALVTEIYSVGPLTAGSGLNITVWSYVDQLNISVLTDGATLKDPHEVTDAMIDTFVEIRRAAGLSEKLTVVETAMAQA from the coding sequence GTGAAACGGCTGAGCGGGTGGGACGCGGTACTGCTGTACAGCGAAACGCCGAACGTCCACATGCACACGATCAAGGTCGGGGTGATCGAGCTGGACCCGGACCGGCGTGACTTCGGCATCGACGAATTCCGGCGGGTCATCCATAGTCGGCTCTACAAGCTCGAGCCGTTCTGCTACGAGCTGGTGGAGATCCCGTACAAGTTGCACCACCCGATGTGGCGGGAGAACTGCGACGTCGACCTGACCTACCACATCCGCCCGTGGCGGCTGCCGGCCCCGGGAGGGCGCCGCGAGCTCGACGAGGCCATCGGCCAGATCGCCAGCACCCCGCTGGACCGCAGTCGCCCGCTGTGGGAGATGTACTTCGTCGAGGGCCTGGCCAACAACCGGATAGCGGTGGTGGGCAAGATCCACCACGCGCTCGCCGACGGCGTGGCCTCGGCCAACCTGTTGGCCCGCGGGATGGACCTCCAGCCGAACTTCGAGCCCTCTCGCCGCTCGTATGAGGCGGACCCCGCACCGACCAGGGGGCAGCTGTTGCGCTCGGCATTCGGCGATCATCTGCGACATGTCGGCCGGCTTCCGCGCACCATCGGCTACACCACGCAGGGGTTGGCCCGGGTGCGCCGCAGCTCCCGCAAACTGTCGCCGGAACTCACTCGGCCGTTCACGCCGCCACCGACGTTCATCAACCACATGCTCACTCCCGAGCGCAAATTCGCCAGCGCGACTTTGGCGTTGGCTGATGTCAAGGAGACCGGCAAGTCGCTCGGCGCCACGATCAACGACATGGTGCTGGCCATGTCAGCCGGGGCGCTGCGCACCCTGCTGCTGCGCTATGACGGCAACGCTGACCATCCGTTGCTGGCGTCGGTGCCGGTGAGCTTCGACTTCTCCCCGGAGCGGGTTTCCGGCAACTACTTCACCGGGATGCTGGTGGCGCTGCCCGTCGACCTCGAGGACCCGTTGGAGCGGACGCGGCTGTGCCATGAAAACGCTGTGTCCGCCAAGGAAAGTCACCAGCTGATGGGACCAGAGCTGGTCAGCCGCTGGGCCGCCTACTTCCCGCCGGCACCGACCGAGGCTTTCTTCCGGTGGCTGGCCGGCCGCGACGGGCAGAACAAAATCCTGAACCTGAACATCTCCAATGTTCCCGGTCCGCGCGAGCGCGGCCGGGTCGGCGGTGCGCTGGTCACCGAAATCTATTCGGTGGGACCGCTGACTGCCGGCAGCGGGCTGAACATCACCGTGTGGAGTTATGTCGATCAGCTCAACATCTCGGTGCTGACCGATGGTGCCACCCTCAAGGACCCTCACGAGGTGACCGACGCGATGATCGATACCTTCGTGGAAATACGCAGGGCTGCAGGGCTTTCCGAAAAGCTGACCGTTGTCGAGACCGCGATGGCGCAGGCCTAG
- a CDS encoding alpha/beta hydrolase: MTTHPSRTVLRAAAELANAANGLRPLARQGYVTIPVFAVGWPTTELAPWLLGGSLLDALRRARRGDFAGVPGRLALCLTVVAWVMLWVIHRRGVRSAPYLDAALRDALGPDYRAVQSNTATRIARPTGVLRTGLARRTYVEKTATVRYGPHGRANTLDIWRRRDLPRDGHAPVLVHIPGGAWVLGWRRGQGYPLLGYLAASGWVCVSIDYRVSPAHTWPDHIVDVKRALAWVKQNIADAGGDPNFVVLTGESAGGHLAALAALTPNDPRFQPGFADVDISVVAAVPVYGRYDWFSTDGAGRAEFIAFLERFVVKRRRADDPQIFLDASPIKRLSSGAPPFFVLHGRDDSLIPVSEARDFVSALREVSTSPVAYAELPGAQHAFDIFGSPRARHSATAIGRFLSWVYATSRR, from the coding sequence GTGACAACCCATCCGAGCCGCACCGTGCTTCGCGCGGCCGCCGAACTGGCCAACGCCGCCAACGGATTACGGCCGCTGGCACGCCAGGGCTACGTCACGATTCCGGTGTTCGCGGTGGGCTGGCCCACCACCGAGCTGGCGCCGTGGCTGCTGGGCGGCTCGCTGCTCGACGCGCTGCGCCGCGCCCGCCGCGGCGACTTCGCCGGCGTGCCGGGTCGTCTGGCCTTGTGCCTGACCGTGGTCGCATGGGTGATGTTGTGGGTCATCCACCGCCGCGGTGTCCGGTCGGCACCGTATCTCGACGCGGCACTGCGTGACGCGCTAGGCCCGGATTACCGTGCGGTCCAATCGAATACGGCCACGCGCATAGCGCGCCCGACAGGTGTGTTGCGCACCGGCTTGGCCCGCCGCACATATGTGGAGAAAACGGCCACTGTCCGCTATGGTCCGCATGGCCGCGCGAACACGCTCGACATCTGGCGCCGCCGCGACCTGCCGCGCGACGGACACGCACCGGTGCTGGTGCACATCCCGGGCGGGGCGTGGGTGTTGGGCTGGCGGCGCGGGCAGGGCTACCCGCTGTTGGGATATCTCGCCGCGAGCGGCTGGGTATGCGTGTCGATCGACTACCGGGTCAGCCCGGCGCACACCTGGCCGGATCACATCGTCGACGTCAAGCGGGCATTGGCCTGGGTCAAGCAGAACATCGCCGACGCCGGCGGCGATCCGAACTTCGTGGTGCTCACCGGCGAGTCGGCGGGCGGACACCTGGCAGCGCTGGCAGCGCTGACGCCCAACGATCCGCGGTTCCAGCCCGGGTTCGCCGACGTCGACATCTCGGTGGTGGCTGCGGTGCCGGTGTACGGGCGCTATGACTGGTTCTCCACGGACGGCGCGGGACGAGCCGAGTTCATCGCGTTTCTGGAGCGGTTCGTCGTCAAGCGCCGACGAGCCGATGATCCGCAGATATTTCTCGACGCGTCGCCGATCAAACGCTTATCCTCGGGTGCGCCACCGTTTTTCGTGCTGCACGGGCGCGATGACTCGCTGATTCCGGTGTCCGAGGCGCGTGATTTCGTCAGTGCACTGCGCGAGGTGTCGACCTCGCCCGTCGCCTATGCGGAATTGCCGGGCGCCCAGCACGCTTTCGACATTTTCGGGTCCCCCCGCGCCCGCCACAGCGCTACGGCGATTGGGCGTTTTCTGTCGTGGGTCTACGCGACGTCGCGCCGCTAG
- the fadD12 gene encoding acyl-CoA ligase FadD12: MAGPSALTRFTEIGGLLSTLARARIIAPLRPDKYLRIAAAGRRERMSMTSGVAMSAQRCPDRPALIDELGTLTYRELDQRCDALAAALQALPGGSPPVIAIMCRNHRGFVEALVAANRLGADVLLLNTSFAGPALAEVVEREGADAIIYDEEFTGSVDRALTDRPDTTRVVAWTDDPDNHELTVEKLIAAHSGERPARPQQKGKLILLTSGTTGSPKGAKRSGGGTSELKAILDRVPWRAEETTVVVAPMFHAWGFSQLVFAASLGCTVVTRRKFDPEATLELIDRYQATGLCVVPVMFDRIMELPDEVRRKYSGRSLRFATASGSRMRPDVVTKFMDEFGDVIYNNYNATEAGMIATATPEDLRAAPDTAGKPAPGTEIRILDSEFRPVPTGEVGQIFVRNTSLFDGYTTCSTKDFHDGFMASGDVGRLDEAGRLYVVGRDDEMIVSGGENVYPIEVEKTLTAHPEVDEAAVLGVDDDQYGQRLAAFVVLTSGASATPDDLKQHVRDNLANYKVPREIVVLDELPRSSTGKIHRGELLARIGNAG; the protein is encoded by the coding sequence ATGGCAGGCCCGAGCGCGCTGACCCGCTTCACCGAAATCGGCGGTCTGCTCAGCACTTTGGCCCGGGCGCGGATCATCGCACCCCTGCGGCCGGACAAGTATCTTCGGATCGCCGCGGCAGGACGCCGCGAGCGCATGTCGATGACAAGCGGCGTCGCGATGTCGGCGCAGCGCTGCCCCGACCGCCCGGCGCTGATCGACGAGCTGGGCACGCTCACCTACCGCGAACTCGACCAGCGCTGCGACGCGTTGGCGGCGGCGCTGCAGGCATTACCGGGCGGCAGCCCTCCGGTCATCGCGATCATGTGCCGCAACCATCGCGGGTTCGTCGAGGCGTTGGTTGCCGCCAACCGGCTCGGCGCCGACGTGCTGTTGCTCAATACCTCGTTCGCCGGGCCCGCGCTGGCGGAGGTCGTCGAGCGGGAAGGCGCCGACGCGATCATCTATGACGAGGAGTTCACCGGCTCGGTGGATCGCGCGCTGACCGACCGGCCGGACACCACACGCGTCGTTGCGTGGACGGATGATCCGGACAACCACGAGCTGACCGTCGAAAAGCTCATTGCCGCGCACAGCGGCGAGCGGCCGGCCAGGCCGCAGCAGAAGGGGAAACTGATCCTGCTGACGTCGGGAACTACCGGAAGCCCCAAGGGCGCCAAGCGTTCCGGCGGTGGGACCAGCGAACTCAAAGCGATCCTAGACCGGGTGCCGTGGCGCGCTGAGGAGACGACGGTAGTGGTGGCGCCGATGTTTCACGCCTGGGGGTTCTCGCAGCTCGTGTTCGCCGCATCGCTGGGTTGCACCGTGGTAACCCGACGCAAGTTCGACCCGGAAGCCACCCTCGAGCTCATCGACCGCTACCAGGCCACCGGACTGTGCGTGGTGCCGGTGATGTTCGACCGGATCATGGAACTGCCCGACGAGGTGCGCCGCAAGTACAGCGGACGATCGTTGCGGTTCGCCACCGCGTCGGGTTCGCGGATGCGCCCCGACGTCGTCACTAAGTTCATGGACGAGTTCGGCGACGTGATCTACAACAACTACAACGCAACCGAGGCCGGCATGATCGCCACGGCGACTCCCGAGGATCTGCGGGCAGCACCCGACACCGCGGGAAAGCCCGCGCCCGGGACCGAGATTCGCATTCTGGATTCGGAGTTCCGCCCGGTGCCCACCGGCGAGGTCGGTCAGATCTTCGTGCGCAACACCAGTCTGTTCGACGGCTATACGACGTGCTCCACCAAAGACTTCCACGACGGATTCATGGCCTCCGGCGACGTCGGCCGCCTCGACGAAGCCGGACGGCTCTACGTCGTGGGCCGCGACGACGAGATGATCGTCTCCGGCGGGGAAAACGTCTATCCGATCGAGGTGGAGAAGACCCTGACCGCCCATCCCGAGGTCGACGAGGCCGCGGTGCTCGGGGTCGACGACGACCAATACGGCCAACGGTTGGCGGCGTTCGTCGTGCTGACCAGCGGCGCCTCGGCCACCCCGGATGACCTCAAGCAGCACGTGCGCGACAACCTCGCCAACTACAAGGTGCCCCGCGAGATCGTGGTCCTCGACGAGCTGCCCCGCAGCAGCACCGGCAAGATCCATCGCGGCGAGCTGCTTGCCCGGATCGGAAACGCCGGCTAG
- a CDS encoding 1-acyl-sn-glycerol-3-phosphate acyltransferase — MTAIDTEPTEISKWDPGLTERVIGLIRPLIKGYHRAEVRGLDSFPPGGALVVSNHSGGLFPMDVPVFATGFYEKFGYDRPVYTLSHDLLFNGPTADFLIRTGFIRASHENAEQALRSGGVVVVFPGGDYDVYRPTLSENKIDFDGRTGYVRAALNAGVPIVPAVGIGGQENQLYLSRGMGLARLLRLDKLMRSKILPISIGFPFGPSVVLPVNIPLPTKIVMQVLEPIDITAEFGPEPDVDAVDAHVRRVMQKALDTLAKERRLPVIG, encoded by the coding sequence TTGACTGCCATCGATACGGAGCCCACAGAGATCTCCAAGTGGGATCCCGGCCTGACCGAACGCGTCATCGGCTTGATCCGGCCGCTGATCAAGGGCTATCACCGCGCGGAGGTGCGCGGCCTCGACAGCTTCCCACCGGGCGGTGCGCTGGTGGTGTCGAACCACTCCGGCGGGCTGTTCCCGATGGACGTTCCGGTCTTCGCCACCGGCTTCTACGAGAAGTTCGGCTATGACCGTCCCGTCTACACGTTGAGTCACGACCTGCTGTTCAACGGTCCGACGGCCGACTTTCTGATTCGCACCGGCTTTATCCGCGCCAGCCACGAAAACGCCGAGCAGGCGTTGCGCTCCGGTGGGGTGGTCGTGGTGTTCCCCGGCGGCGACTACGACGTGTACCGGCCGACGTTGTCGGAGAACAAGATCGATTTCGATGGTCGTACCGGTTATGTGCGGGCGGCTCTGAACGCCGGGGTTCCGATCGTGCCGGCCGTGGGCATCGGCGGTCAGGAAAACCAGCTCTACCTGTCCCGCGGTATGGGTCTGGCGCGCCTGCTGCGGCTCGACAAATTGATGCGGTCCAAGATCTTGCCGATTTCCATTGGCTTCCCGTTCGGACCTTCGGTGGTGCTGCCGGTCAATATCCCGCTGCCGACCAAGATCGTCATGCAGGTGCTCGAGCCGATCGACATCACGGCCGAGTTCGGCCCGGAACCTGACGTCGACGCGGTCGACGCGCACGTCCGCCGGGTGATGCAAAAGGCGCTCGACACGTTAGCCAAAGAACGCCGCCTCCCGGTGATCGGCTAA
- a CDS encoding crotonase/enoyl-CoA hydratase family protein: MSAEAENSQPVVLTEQRDRILIITINRPEAKNAVNAAVSQGLADAMDHLDGDTGLSVGILTGAGGSFCAGMDLKAFARGENVIVEGRGMGFTERPPAKPVIAAVEGYALAGGTELALATDLIVASTDSAFGIPEVKRGLVAGGGGLLRLPQRIPYAIAMELALTGDNLPAERAHALGLVNVLAEPGNALDEAIKLAEKITANGPLAVAATKRIIVESRGWSPQTMFAEQMKILMPVFASNDAKEGAIAFAEKRAPRWTGT, from the coding sequence GTGAGCGCAGAAGCCGAAAACAGCCAGCCCGTAGTCCTAACCGAACAGCGCGACCGCATCCTGATCATCACGATCAACCGCCCGGAGGCGAAGAACGCGGTCAACGCCGCGGTCAGCCAGGGCCTTGCCGATGCGATGGACCACCTCGACGGCGATACCGGGCTTTCGGTGGGGATTTTGACCGGGGCAGGTGGCTCGTTTTGTGCGGGCATGGATCTCAAGGCGTTCGCGCGTGGCGAGAACGTCATCGTCGAGGGCCGCGGCATGGGCTTCACCGAGCGTCCGCCCGCCAAACCGGTGATCGCCGCGGTCGAGGGCTACGCGCTGGCCGGCGGCACGGAACTGGCGTTGGCCACCGACCTGATCGTGGCGTCGACGGATTCGGCGTTCGGAATCCCCGAGGTCAAACGCGGGCTGGTCGCCGGCGGGGGAGGGTTGCTGCGGCTGCCGCAGCGCATCCCATACGCGATCGCCATGGAGCTGGCGCTCACCGGCGACAACCTGCCCGCGGAACGGGCGCATGCGCTGGGGCTGGTCAACGTGTTGGCCGAGCCCGGCAACGCACTGGACGAGGCGATCAAGCTCGCGGAGAAGATCACCGCCAACGGTCCACTTGCAGTGGCGGCCACCAAGCGGATCATCGTCGAGTCGCGCGGTTGGAGCCCGCAGACGATGTTCGCCGAGCAGATGAAAATCCTGATGCCGGTGTTCGCGTCCAACGACGCCAAGGAAGGGGCGATCGCGTTCGCCGAGAAGCGGGCGCCGCGCTGGACCGGGACGTGA
- a CDS encoding arylamine N-acetyltransferase family protein, with product MAEHDIDVAAYFARIGYSGPPDATLETLTELVAAHGRCIPFENLDPLLGVPVVDLGPTALGDKLIRRRRGGYCYEHNNLMRYVLQHLGFEVDALVARVVWMSTHGLDGPPTAEDHQALAVRIPDVDDVFLVDIGFGGQTLSSPIRLVAGVIQQTRHEPYRLQTYGRGYVLEALVRDVWQPLYTFTNEPRPLIDLKVGSWYASTNPESPFVTGLTAALVTDDARWNLRGRNLARHSRSKTERTRFDTAAQVLDALTDTFKIDVSGLGDVEARVAEVLDS from the coding sequence ATGGCTGAGCACGACATCGATGTGGCGGCCTATTTCGCGCGCATCGGGTATTCGGGGCCGCCCGACGCCACGTTGGAGACATTGACCGAGTTGGTGGCTGCCCACGGACGCTGTATCCCGTTCGAGAATCTCGATCCGTTGCTCGGAGTCCCGGTAGTCGATCTCGGGCCAACAGCGCTGGGCGACAAGCTGATCCGCCGCCGACGCGGTGGCTACTGCTACGAGCACAACAATCTCATGCGATATGTGCTGCAGCACTTGGGTTTCGAAGTCGATGCGCTGGTCGCGCGGGTGGTGTGGATGAGCACCCACGGATTAGACGGGCCGCCCACTGCAGAGGACCATCAGGCGCTTGCCGTACGTATCCCTGATGTCGACGACGTGTTCCTGGTGGACATCGGCTTCGGCGGCCAAACCCTGTCTTCGCCGATCCGCTTGGTAGCCGGGGTGATCCAGCAAACCAGACACGAGCCGTACCGGCTGCAGACCTATGGTCGAGGCTATGTGTTGGAGGCGCTGGTGCGCGATGTTTGGCAGCCTCTTTATACCTTTACCAACGAGCCGCGCCCGCTGATCGACCTCAAGGTCGGAAGTTGGTATGCCTCAACAAATCCCGAGTCGCCGTTCGTCACCGGGCTCACTGCTGCGCTGGTCACCGACGACGCCCGATGGAATCTACGGGGGCGCAACCTCGCCAGGCATTCCCGCAGCAAGACCGAGCGAACCCGATTCGATACCGCCGCTCAAGTACTCGACGCGCTGACCGACACGTTCAAGATCGACGTGTCCGGGCTGGGTGACGTCGAGGCGCGGGTGGCGGAGGTGCTTGACAGCTAG